A region of Brevundimonas sp. NIBR10 DNA encodes the following proteins:
- a CDS encoding LacI family DNA-binding transcriptional regulator has protein sequence MDQRTKRRRAGGQTITDVARHAGVSPMTVSRVINGEKNVRESTRERVSEAIRELGYAPNAAARNLASASAISVGLLYSNPSAAYLSEFLLGSLDQCSRSGFQLVVQKCDTEEAELRAVDRLVAAGVDGVILPPPLCDAVAIVEGLRLAGLPTVVVATGEPPVSASAVRIDDFHAAEAMTRHLIERGHRRIGFIRGHPNQTASAQRYEGYVAALAAEGIAIDPELVAQGFFTYHSGRDAADRLLSLPVAPTAIFASNDDMAAATIAVAHRLGMDVPRDLTVCGFDDTALATTVWPELTTIRQPVSEMSRNAVLLLAEAIRRKGSGQAAKPVDEIMPYHLILRQSDAPPARLGSKPAKSKAAKAGEA, from the coding sequence TTGGATCAGAGGACGAAGCGGCGCCGCGCCGGCGGTCAGACGATCACCGATGTGGCTCGCCATGCGGGCGTTTCGCCGATGACGGTGTCCCGCGTCATCAACGGCGAAAAGAACGTCCGCGAGAGCACCCGTGAACGGGTCAGCGAGGCGATCCGCGAGCTGGGATACGCGCCCAATGCCGCCGCCCGGAACTTGGCCAGCGCCAGCGCGATCAGCGTCGGCCTACTGTATTCAAACCCCAGCGCGGCCTATCTGAGCGAGTTCCTGCTCGGCAGCCTGGATCAGTGCAGCCGCAGCGGCTTCCAGCTCGTCGTCCAGAAATGCGATACCGAAGAGGCCGAGCTGCGGGCCGTCGACCGGCTGGTCGCCGCCGGCGTCGACGGCGTGATCCTGCCGCCCCCCCTGTGCGACGCCGTCGCCATCGTCGAGGGTCTGAGACTGGCGGGATTGCCGACGGTCGTGGTTGCCACCGGCGAGCCTCCCGTGTCCGCGTCCGCCGTCCGTATCGACGACTTCCATGCCGCAGAGGCCATGACCCGCCACCTCATCGAGCGCGGCCATCGCCGGATCGGGTTCATCCGGGGACATCCCAACCAGACGGCCAGCGCCCAGCGCTACGAGGGCTATGTCGCGGCCCTGGCGGCTGAGGGAATCGCCATCGATCCCGAGCTCGTGGCCCAGGGGTTCTTCACCTATCACTCCGGTCGTGATGCGGCCGATCGCCTGTTGTCGCTCCCGGTCGCCCCGACGGCCATTTTCGCGAGCAACGACGACATGGCCGCCGCGACCATCGCGGTCGCCCATCGTCTCGGGATGGACGTGCCGCGCGACCTGACGGTGTGCGGCTTCGACGACACCGCCCTGGCCACGACCGTCTGGCCCGAGCTGACGACGATCCGCCAGCCGGTCTCGGAAATGTCGCGAAACGCGGTCCTGCTGCTGGCCGAGGCGATCCGGCGCAAGGGCTCGGGCCAGGCCGCCAAGCCCGTCGACGAGATCATGCCCTATCACCTGATCCTTCGCCAATCCGACGCCCCCCCTGCCCGCCTGGGGTCAAAGCCTGCGAAATCGAAGGCGGCGAAGGCCGGCGAAGCCTGA
- a CDS encoding cupin-like domain-containing protein: protein MSEAAANVGRVTRRTRVVETVPGSMVDMDGLLAAQQPVILRGLARDWPLARAGRAGPHDAVAYLKGFDAGRPVVGYTGAPEIGGRYFYRDDLQALNFDAQRVPLGAYLDFALTLIGTDRSPSVYVGSTDLDTYLPGLGQENRLVFPASGDDGRDPPVVSIWMGNRTTAATHFDMSNNLACCLVGRRRFTLFPPDQIENLYPGPLEPTPGGQVVSLVDPSAPDLDRFPRFALAAEAGEVAELEPGDVLFYPALWWHNVEALDDFNAMINYWWNAAPAFMDTPMTTLTHGLLSLRGRPEGEKAAWKSLFDFYVFGDPDKASGHLPEAARGDLAALDERAARRLRARVLQKLNR, encoded by the coding sequence ATGAGTGAAGCCGCCGCAAATGTCGGTCGAGTGACGCGGCGGACCCGGGTCGTGGAGACGGTGCCCGGCTCGATGGTCGATATGGACGGCCTGCTGGCGGCGCAACAGCCTGTGATCCTCAGGGGACTGGCAAGGGACTGGCCGCTGGCCCGGGCCGGCCGTGCAGGGCCGCACGACGCCGTCGCCTATCTGAAGGGTTTCGACGCCGGCCGACCGGTCGTGGGCTACACCGGAGCGCCCGAGATCGGCGGGCGGTACTTCTACCGGGATGATCTCCAGGCGCTGAATTTCGACGCCCAGCGGGTGCCGCTCGGCGCCTATCTGGATTTCGCCCTGACCCTGATCGGAACCGACCGGTCACCGTCGGTCTATGTCGGGTCGACCGATCTGGACACCTATCTGCCGGGGCTCGGTCAGGAGAACCGGCTGGTCTTTCCGGCGTCCGGTGATGACGGGCGCGACCCGCCTGTGGTCAGCATCTGGATGGGCAACCGGACCACGGCGGCGACCCATTTCGACATGTCGAACAATCTGGCGTGCTGCCTGGTGGGACGGCGCCGGTTCACCCTGTTTCCGCCTGATCAGATCGAGAACCTCTACCCCGGTCCGCTCGAGCCGACGCCGGGGGGGCAGGTCGTCAGCCTGGTCGATCCGTCCGCGCCCGATCTGGACCGGTTCCCGCGCTTCGCCCTGGCCGCCGAGGCCGGTGAGGTGGCCGAGCTGGAACCGGGGGATGTGCTCTTCTACCCGGCCCTGTGGTGGCACAATGTCGAGGCGCTGGACGATTTCAACGCCATGATCAATTACTGGTGGAACGCGGCGCCGGCCTTCATGGACACGCCGATGACGACCCTGACGCACGGCCTGCTGAGCCTGCGTGGCCGCCCCGAGGGGGAGAAGGCCGCGTGGAAGTCTCTGTTCGACTTCTACGTCTTCGGTGACCCCGACAAGGCGTCGGGGCACCTGCCTGAGGCCGCGCGCGGCGATCTTGCAGCGCTGGACGAGCGGGCGGCCCGGCGGTTGCGCGCCCGCGTCCTGCAAAAACTCAATCGATAG
- a CDS encoding polysaccharide deacetylase family protein, translated as MKRPIARFITAMAALVAGAAPLTAAAQQIALTFDDLPSHSALPKGETRVGVAARVIAALDEADAPPSYGFINGGSVVADPESGRVLALWRAAGHPLGNHTWTHMRLDDEDRAPFKAEVELNEPLLAAVMGEADWRWFRYPYLYEGGTAEARSDVRRFLSGRGYRVASVTLSFDDYAWNEPYARCADKGDAEAIERLEASFLASARASLIQARARSKAALGRDIPYVLLMHIGAFDARMLPKLLDQYRRDGATFVTLEQAQADPFYAGDAQVPLGTVQLGLPSFAGEPRGSVIPADLDRLCRTG; from the coding sequence ATGAAACGACCGATCGCCCGCTTCATCACGGCCATGGCCGCCCTTGTCGCCGGGGCGGCGCCTCTGACGGCGGCCGCGCAGCAGATCGCCCTGACCTTCGACGATCTGCCGTCACACAGCGCGCTGCCGAAGGGTGAGACGCGGGTGGGTGTGGCCGCTCGGGTGATCGCAGCGCTCGACGAGGCGGACGCTCCGCCGAGCTATGGGTTCATCAACGGGGGATCGGTGGTCGCCGATCCTGAAAGCGGACGCGTGCTGGCGCTGTGGCGGGCGGCGGGGCATCCGCTGGGAAACCACACCTGGACCCATATGCGGCTCGATGATGAGGATCGCGCGCCCTTCAAGGCCGAGGTCGAACTGAACGAGCCCCTTCTGGCGGCTGTGATGGGCGAGGCGGACTGGCGCTGGTTCCGCTATCCGTACCTGTATGAGGGCGGGACGGCTGAGGCGCGTTCGGACGTCAGGCGCTTTCTATCCGGGCGAGGTTATCGCGTGGCCAGCGTCACGCTGAGCTTCGACGACTATGCCTGGAACGAGCCCTATGCCCGTTGTGCCGACAAGGGAGACGCCGAGGCCATCGAGCGGCTGGAGGCCAGCTTTCTGGCGTCCGCGCGCGCCAGCCTGATCCAGGCCCGTGCCCGGTCGAAGGCGGCCCTGGGGCGCGACATCCCCTATGTGCTGCTGATGCATATCGGGGCGTTCGACGCCCGTATGCTGCCGAAGCTGCTCGACCAGTACCGCCGCGACGGGGCGACCTTCGTGACGCTTGAACAGGCGCAGGCCGACCCCTTCTACGCCGGTGACGCGCAGGTGCCGCTTGGGACGGTTCAGCTCGGCTTGCCGTCCTTTGCCGGTGAACCGCGGGGCTCCGTGATTCCGGCCGACCTTGATCGGCTTTGCAGGACGGGTTGA
- a CDS encoding SGNH/GDSL hydrolase family protein, with translation MPLFNARAWLVGLSIGLLCLMLGVGSASAQASAPTERWVGAWASSQQVPEPNNALPAGALDDATLRQIVRLTLGGSQVRVRVSNVFGVTPLVITSARVASPVAVGGPAIDPATDRALSFAGRPGVTIPAGAEVTSDPLALEVSAFDSLAVSLHFASMPSVQTSHPGSRATSYVAKGDVAGAADLPDALRVDHWYNLSGVDVLGGGDRVAIAVIGDSITDGYGVAANSNTRWTDGFAQRLQASPATARFSVLNHGLGGNRVLLDGLGPNALARFERDVLGQTGVGWFIIMEGVNDLGGLTRERSASPQQHADLVHSVTAAYAQMVERARARGIVAIGATITPFSGSDYYRPPAETEASRNALNAWIRTPGHFDAVIDFDAVMRDPADPSRLRPEVDNDGLHPSIAGYRAMADAAAEVMSRIQQP, from the coding sequence ATGCCCCTGTTCAATGCGCGCGCATGGCTGGTTGGCCTGAGCATCGGGCTGCTGTGCCTGATGCTGGGCGTCGGGTCGGCGTCGGCACAGGCGTCGGCACCGACGGAGCGATGGGTCGGGGCCTGGGCCTCGTCCCAGCAGGTGCCGGAGCCCAACAATGCCTTGCCCGCCGGTGCGCTGGACGATGCAACGCTTCGCCAGATCGTGCGCCTGACGCTGGGCGGTTCACAGGTCAGGGTTCGGGTGTCGAATGTGTTCGGGGTGACGCCGCTGGTGATCACATCTGCACGGGTCGCCAGCCCGGTCGCCGTCGGCGGACCCGCCATCGATCCCGCGACCGATCGTGCCCTGAGTTTCGCCGGACGACCCGGCGTGACCATCCCGGCCGGGGCGGAGGTCACGTCCGACCCGCTGGCGCTGGAGGTCTCGGCCTTCGACAGCCTCGCCGTCAGCCTGCATTTTGCATCGATGCCTTCGGTCCAGACGAGCCACCCGGGGTCGCGGGCCACCTCCTATGTCGCCAAGGGTGACGTCGCGGGAGCCGCCGATCTGCCCGACGCCCTGCGTGTCGATCACTGGTACAATCTGTCGGGTGTGGATGTGCTGGGCGGCGGCGATCGGGTGGCGATCGCGGTCATCGGGGATTCGATCACCGACGGCTATGGCGTGGCGGCGAACAGCAATACGCGGTGGACGGACGGTTTCGCTCAGCGGCTTCAGGCCTCGCCCGCGACCGCGCGATTCTCGGTCCTGAATCACGGGCTCGGGGGCAACCGGGTGCTGCTGGATGGGCTGGGGCCGAACGCCCTGGCACGGTTCGAGCGCGATGTTCTGGGCCAGACGGGCGTCGGCTGGTTCATCATCATGGAGGGGGTGAATGACCTCGGCGGCCTGACCCGCGAAAGATCGGCCAGCCCCCAGCAGCACGCCGACCTCGTGCATTCGGTCACCGCCGCCTATGCCCAGATGGTCGAGCGGGCCCGGGCACGGGGCATCGTGGCGATCGGGGCGACGATCACGCCGTTCAGCGGCTCGGACTATTATCGTCCGCCGGCGGAGACCGAGGCCAGCCGGAATGCGCTCAATGCCTGGATACGGACGCCGGGCCATTTCGACGCCGTCATCGATTTCGACGCCGTGATGCGCGATCCGGCCGATCCGAGCCGGTTGCGGCCCGAGGTCGACAACGACGGTCTGCACCCGTCGATCGCCGGGTATCGCGCGATGGCGGACGCGGCCGCCGAAGTCATGTCCAGGATCCAGCAGCCATGA
- a CDS encoding LacI family DNA-binding transcriptional regulator, with translation MKEIRRATIVDVGLKAGVSIKTVSRVFNDAPNVSAAVRERVREAAQELDYHPNVFAQGLVRRRSHLIGLLYENPSPSYVVELQMGVLDRLRLAHYRLVVIPVSSVQDRAAEVVGLLRSAALDGVVLAPPASDNPRILADLTAAGIRFARIAPTQNLEAGPSNLIDDVAAGREIAEHLLSLGHVSIAVIMGDPTHASSNARLTGYRQAFDAAGVVLDPHMIEPGLFTRASGYEAASRLFDRKAGMTAILAQNDDMAVGALMAARERGLSVPEDVSIVGFDDSEVSRITWPRLTTIRQPVFEMAASATDMVVAQLDGTPVTMRQDHAHTLLVRESSGLPRR, from the coding sequence GTGAAGGAGATACGGCGCGCGACCATTGTCGATGTCGGCTTGAAGGCCGGTGTGTCGATCAAGACCGTGTCGCGGGTCTTCAACGACGCTCCGAACGTCAGCGCTGCGGTCAGGGAACGTGTGCGCGAGGCGGCCCAGGAACTCGACTATCATCCCAATGTCTTCGCCCAGGGACTGGTCCGACGCCGCTCGCACCTGATCGGCCTTCTCTACGAGAATCCCTCCCCCAGCTACGTCGTCGAACTGCAGATGGGCGTGTTGGATCGGCTCCGGCTGGCCCACTACCGTCTTGTCGTGATCCCGGTCTCGTCGGTCCAGGATCGCGCCGCCGAAGTGGTGGGGCTGCTGCGCTCGGCGGCCCTGGACGGCGTGGTCCTGGCCCCGCCTGCATCCGATAATCCGCGCATCCTCGCCGACCTGACCGCTGCCGGAATTCGCTTCGCGCGGATCGCACCGACGCAAAACCTGGAAGCCGGCCCCAGCAATCTGATCGACGATGTCGCTGCGGGGCGTGAGATCGCCGAACATCTGCTGAGCCTGGGCCATGTCTCGATCGCGGTGATCATGGGCGATCCCACCCATGCCTCCAGCAATGCGCGCCTGACCGGCTACCGCCAGGCCTTCGACGCGGCCGGCGTCGTGCTTGACCCGCACATGATCGAGCCCGGACTGTTCACCCGCGCCAGTGGTTACGAGGCCGCGAGCCGGCTGTTCGACCGCAAGGCCGGGATGACCGCGATCCTGGCCCAGAACGACGACATGGCCGTCGGCGCCCTGATGGCGGCCCGTGAGCGCGGCCTGTCCGTCCCCGAGGATGTCTCGATCGTCGGCTTCGACGATTCGGAGGTCTCGCGAATCACATGGCCGCGCCTGACCACGATCAGGCAGCCCGTTTTCGAGATGGCCGCATCGGCCACGGACATGGTCGTCGCCCAGCTGGATGGTACGCCGGTGACCATGCGCCAGGACCATGCCCACACCCTGCTGGTCCGCGAATCTTCCGGGCTGCCCCGGCGGTGA
- a CDS encoding SapC family protein produces MTSIVLLNNIDHADLRVRGGYGAEFGDAVNQTRVFPAEFEALQREYPILFRRDAAGTYYSVVLLGLERDENLFLDGETWRARYVPAAHRRGPFSIGLQAASDGSGREAKINVDLDHPRLKDGAGDPVFLRHGGAAPCLDRASDALSVVYDGLEREASMFAAFEAAGLVEPVAIDITVGEGDRYDLDGVHSLSRERLDRLDGAALETLHRAGWLAVAIQAVSSLGNIEHLIALKTAKGIQ; encoded by the coding sequence GTGACGAGTATCGTGCTTCTGAACAATATCGACCACGCCGACCTGCGGGTCCGTGGAGGATACGGGGCCGAGTTCGGCGATGCCGTGAACCAGACACGGGTCTTCCCGGCCGAGTTCGAGGCTTTGCAACGCGAGTATCCGATCCTGTTCCGCCGGGACGCTGCGGGGACCTATTATTCCGTCGTGTTGCTGGGGCTGGAGCGGGACGAGAACCTCTTTCTGGACGGCGAGACATGGCGCGCGCGCTATGTACCGGCCGCCCATCGTCGGGGACCGTTCTCGATCGGCCTGCAGGCCGCGTCGGATGGATCCGGGCGTGAGGCGAAGATCAATGTCGATCTCGATCATCCGCGTTTGAAGGACGGCGCAGGTGACCCCGTATTCCTGCGGCACGGCGGGGCGGCCCCCTGTCTCGACCGGGCCAGCGATGCGCTATCGGTCGTCTATGACGGCCTGGAGCGCGAGGCGTCGATGTTTGCGGCCTTCGAAGCCGCGGGACTGGTCGAGCCGGTCGCCATCGACATCACGGTCGGGGAGGGCGACCGCTACGACCTCGACGGCGTGCATTCCCTTTCGCGGGAGCGTCTGGACCGGCTGGACGGCGCGGCGCTGGAGACCCTCCACCGCGCCGGGTGGCTGGCTGTGGCGATCCAGGCGGTGTCCTCACTCGGCAACATCGAACACCTGATCGCGCTCAAGACGGCCAAAGGCATCCAATGA
- a CDS encoding TonB-dependent receptor → MAQTTPAGQQPDATALDEIIVTGVRASLDRAMDIKRNSSGVVDAISAEDIGKFPDTNLAESLQRVSGVSINRVNGEGSEVTVRGFGGGFNLVTLNGRQMPTANVVAVGGDQNVDFATATSRSFDFSNIASEAVGRLEVYKTGRAEMPSGGIGATINVVTRRPLDNRESGLQGSFGVKAVADTSVDRGDEITPEASGLLSWTDDNQKFGVQVFGSYQSRDSAAASATSNAWNIRTRDVFLDPANGFVNAQTTVTNRPSTNQLIAVPNDSRYHFSESTRERINGQAVFQWRPMDTLTLTADVLYAQNSTTEARSDQTNWFNRPFRQVTFDTNPAVATTVLLQENINGVKDTGFEQQYRATKDTIESFGLNAEWDLTDNFSINIDGHMSTAESLPDAPNGTSSTLISMGAPVVAAHSVDYSSGFPVQTMTINDALRGNNNGRLDIGDIGSQIARTNASQQRQEIKELHAVGTYDFGGGSRFDFGGNYINSEMTSQRTQTQQTLGDWGITNPGDVNRFAAGLLEEFCITCQFDSFNPGATGASLVGFRGNAVDIYNALSAVYARDRSPLNNTVEPGNANSITGQDFNTVEEETWAVFGQMSWDGEIGAMPASMTAGIRYESTDVLSTSLVAVPTEIRWTADNDFTRIVGAQVQPISGTGSYDYWLPALDFSIEPREDVKLRASFGRTLARPDFGNLFAASTINAPGRPTAIGGVATGNSGNPNLQPLLSDNIDFSAEWYFAPSSYVSIGYFDKQVRNFIGQGQFTRNLFGLRDPSSGAAGSRSGTARTQLTTLGADISDVNLFTYTALLIQNNGNVAAATAQFEAQRTGPNRSLNQAFVDSTLAAVDITADANDPLFQVSVAQPVNQQEANINGFEFAGQYFLGDTGFGIAGSYTIVNGDVDIDVGASPSIDQFALLGLSNSGNVTLIYDKYGFSARVAYNWRDKYLSETNRGGGDRNPVFTEPFGTLDMNVSYDVNENIAISFEGINLTSETVRTHGRDETNLWFAQELKPRYLLGARMRF, encoded by the coding sequence ATGGCCCAGACCACGCCTGCCGGGCAGCAACCGGACGCGACGGCCCTGGATGAAATCATCGTCACGGGGGTCCGGGCAAGCCTGGATCGGGCGATGGACATCAAGCGCAACTCGTCGGGCGTCGTGGACGCCATTTCCGCCGAAGACATCGGCAAGTTCCCCGACACCAACCTGGCCGAGTCGCTCCAGCGCGTCAGCGGCGTGTCGATCAACCGCGTCAACGGCGAAGGCTCCGAAGTGACGGTTCGCGGCTTCGGCGGCGGCTTCAACCTCGTCACCCTGAACGGCAGGCAGATGCCGACCGCGAACGTCGTCGCCGTCGGCGGCGACCAGAACGTCGACTTCGCGACGGCGACCAGCCGCTCGTTCGACTTCTCCAACATCGCTTCCGAAGCCGTCGGCCGCCTCGAGGTCTACAAGACCGGCCGCGCCGAAATGCCCTCGGGCGGTATCGGTGCCACGATCAACGTCGTGACCCGCCGGCCGCTCGACAACCGCGAATCCGGCCTGCAAGGCAGCTTCGGCGTCAAGGCCGTCGCCGACACCAGCGTCGATCGCGGCGATGAGATCACGCCCGAAGCCTCCGGCCTGCTGAGCTGGACCGACGACAATCAGAAGTTCGGCGTTCAGGTCTTCGGAAGCTACCAGAGCCGCGACAGCGCCGCCGCCAGCGCCACGTCCAACGCCTGGAACATCCGCACCCGCGACGTCTTCCTCGATCCGGCCAACGGCTTCGTCAACGCCCAGACGACGGTCACCAACCGTCCGTCCACGAACCAGCTGATCGCGGTTCCGAACGACAGCCGCTACCACTTCTCGGAATCGACCCGCGAGCGGATCAACGGCCAGGCCGTGTTCCAGTGGCGTCCGATGGACACCCTGACCCTGACGGCCGACGTTCTGTACGCCCAGAACAGCACAACAGAGGCCCGGTCCGACCAGACCAACTGGTTCAACCGTCCCTTCCGCCAGGTGACGTTCGATACCAACCCCGCCGTCGCCACCACGGTCCTGCTCCAGGAGAACATCAACGGCGTCAAGGACACCGGCTTCGAGCAACAGTATCGCGCGACCAAGGACACCATCGAGTCGTTCGGCCTGAACGCGGAATGGGATCTGACGGACAATTTCTCGATCAACATCGACGGTCACATGTCGACGGCCGAGAGCCTGCCCGACGCGCCGAACGGCACGTCGTCGACGCTGATCAGCATGGGTGCCCCGGTCGTGGCCGCTCACTCGGTCGATTACTCGAGCGGCTTCCCGGTCCAGACCATGACCATCAACGATGCGCTGCGCGGCAACAACAACGGCCGCCTCGACATCGGCGATATCGGTTCGCAGATCGCGCGGACCAACGCCTCGCAACAGCGTCAGGAGATCAAGGAACTCCACGCCGTCGGCACCTATGACTTCGGCGGCGGCAGCCGGTTCGACTTCGGCGGGAACTACATCAACTCCGAGATGACGAGCCAGCGTACCCAGACCCAACAGACACTGGGCGACTGGGGCATCACCAACCCGGGCGACGTCAATCGCTTCGCGGCTGGCCTGCTGGAAGAGTTCTGCATCACCTGCCAGTTCGACAGCTTCAATCCCGGTGCCACCGGTGCGTCGCTGGTCGGCTTCCGCGGCAACGCGGTCGACATCTACAACGCTCTGTCGGCGGTCTATGCCCGCGACCGGAGCCCGCTCAACAACACCGTCGAGCCGGGCAATGCGAACTCGATCACCGGTCAGGACTTCAACACCGTTGAAGAAGAGACCTGGGCCGTGTTCGGACAGATGTCCTGGGACGGCGAGATCGGTGCCATGCCGGCGTCGATGACGGCGGGCATCCGCTACGAATCGACGGACGTTCTGTCGACCTCGCTGGTCGCCGTTCCGACCGAGATCCGCTGGACCGCCGACAACGACTTCACCCGTATCGTGGGTGCCCAGGTCCAGCCCATCAGCGGCACGGGCAGCTATGACTACTGGCTGCCGGCCCTGGACTTCTCGATCGAGCCTCGCGAAGACGTCAAGCTGCGCGCATCGTTCGGCCGTACCCTGGCCCGTCCTGACTTCGGCAACCTGTTCGCGGCCAGCACGATCAATGCGCCGGGACGTCCGACGGCGATCGGTGGCGTCGCAACCGGCAACTCGGGCAACCCGAACCTGCAGCCGCTGCTGTCGGACAACATCGACTTCTCGGCGGAGTGGTATTTCGCCCCGTCCAGCTATGTTTCGATCGGCTATTTCGACAAGCAGGTTCGCAACTTCATCGGCCAGGGTCAGTTCACGCGGAACCTGTTCGGCCTGCGTGACCCGTCGTCGGGAGCCGCCGGTTCGCGGTCCGGCACGGCCCGCACGCAGTTGACCACGCTCGGCGCCGACATCTCGGACGTCAACCTGTTCACCTACACAGCGCTTCTGATCCAGAACAACGGCAACGTCGCAGCCGCGACCGCCCAGTTCGAGGCCCAGCGCACCGGTCCGAACCGGTCGCTGAACCAGGCCTTCGTCGACTCGACCCTGGCTGCGGTCGATATCACGGCCGATGCCAACGATCCGCTGTTCCAGGTCTCGGTGGCTCAACCGGTCAACCAGCAGGAAGCCAACATCAACGGCTTCGAGTTCGCCGGTCAGTACTTCCTGGGCGACACCGGCTTCGGCATCGCCGGCTCCTATACGATCGTCAACGGCGACGTGGACATCGATGTCGGCGCCAGCCCCAGCATCGACCAGTTCGCTCTGCTGGGTCTGTCGAACAGCGGCAACGTGACGCTGATCTACGACAAGTACGGTTTCTCCGCCCGCGTCGCCTACAACTGGCGCGATAAGTACCTCAGCGAGACCAACCGCGGCGGTGGCGACAGGAACCCGGTGTTCACCGAACCCTTCGGTACCCTGGACATGAACGTCAGCTACGACGTGAATGAGAACATCGCCATCTCGTTCGAAGGCATCAACCTGACCAGCGAGACGGTGAGAACCCACGGCCGTGACGAGACGAACCTCTGGTTCGCCCAGGAGCTGAAACCGCGCTACCTCCTCGGCGCCCGCATGCGCTTCTGA